The Sebastes umbrosus isolate fSebUmb1 chromosome 23, fSebUmb1.pri, whole genome shotgun sequence genome contains a region encoding:
- the sult4a1 gene encoding sulfotransferase 4A1, protein MAESEADTPSTPIEFESKYFEFDGVRLPPFCRGKMEEISNFSLRSSDIWIVTYPKSGTSLLQEIVYLVSQGADPDEIGLMNIDEQLPVLEYPQPGLDIIQELTSPRLIKSHLPYRFLPTAMHNGEAKVIYMARNPKDLVVSYYQFHRSLRTMSYRGTFQEFCRRFMNDKLGYGSWFEHVQEFWEHRMDSNVLFLKYEDMYKDPAMLVEQLARFLGVSCDKAQLEGMVESCNQLIEQCSNSEALSICRGRAGLWKDVFTVSMNEKFDAVYRQKMGKSDLTFDFCL, encoded by the exons ATGGCCGAGAGCGAGGCAGACACGCCGAGCACGCCCATCGAGTTCGAGAGCAAATACTTCGAGTTTGATGGAGTCCGACTGCCGCCCTTCTGCAGAGGGAAGATGGAGGAGATCAGCAACTTCTCCCTCAGAAGCAGCGACATCTGGATCGTCACCTACCCAAAGTCAG GCACCAGTCTACTTCAGGAGATCGTGTATCTGGTGAGTCAGGGAGCCGACCCTGATGAGATCGGCCTTATGAACATCGATGAACAGCTGCCGGTCTTAGAGTACCCCCAACCCGGCCTGGATATCATACAG GAGCTGACCTCCCCTCGTCTGATCAAAAGCCATCTTCCCTATCGATTCCTCCCCACAGCCATGCACAACGGAGAGGCCAAG gtgaTCTACATGGCTCGTAACCCTAAGGACCTGGTGGTGTCCTACTACCAGTTCCACCGCTCTCTCAGGACCATGAGCTACCGGGGAACCTTCCAGGAGTTCTGCCGGCGCTTCATGAATGACAAGC tGGGATATGGTTCCTGGTTTGAACACGTTCAGGAGTTTTGGGAACATCGTATGGACTCGAATGTCCTCTTCTTGAAATATGAAGACATGTACAAG gaTCCAGCGATGTTGGTGGAACAGTTAGCCCGGTTCCTGGGGGTTTCCTGTGACAAGGCCCAGCTGGAGGGCATGGTGGAGAGCTGCAACCAGCTCATCGAGCAGTGCTCCAACTCAGAGGCGCTGTCCATCTGCAGGG GTCGTGCGGGTCTGTGGAAGGACGTCTTCACGGTGTCCATGAATGAAAAGTTTGACGCGGTGTACAGACAGAAGATGGGCAAGTCCGACCTGACCTTTGACTTCTGCCTGTGA